The sequence CGGGACTGACGCCGGAGAAGAACCCTCCGGCCGTTCCCGAGTTGTTGACCGACGAGATGGTGAAACCGGGGCCCGCCGAGCTGTTCTCGAACTCGGCCGCTACCTCGTCTTCGGCCACGACATCGAGCGGAGCGCTCGGCGCGTCGTGTCTTATCGCGACCATGCCCGTCTCGCGGTAGATGATCTCGCCGTCAAACTGCCAGTCCTCATCGCTCGCGAGCGCCACGTCGGCCACGCCGGCGTGCGCCGCGTAGGGAACCGTCGTCAGCTCGGTCCTGGGAACGAGCTCGGTCTCGCCTTCGACGGAGATGCCCAGCCAATACGGCAGGTCGAACGCCAGGCCGGTCAGCGACGTCTCGGTACCGAGCGTCGCGTTGATGATCCCGTCCTCGGCCGTCAGCGTCTGGGTCTCGCGCCAGAGAGCACTGCCGCCGGATTCAGCGTCGTAGATCGAGAACGATACGCTGTAATCCCCGTCCGGGACGGGATTCCCGCTCGCGTCGCGCAGCACGCCCTGGTAGCTCATGTAGGGTGAGATGTCGGCGCTCCCGACGCTGGCGACCAGGAACACAACGAGCACACAGAGAAAAGCTGTCACCTTCATGATAGAACTCCCCGCCGGCATTCCGGCTACTTGAGAAGAACCAGCTTGCGCGTTTCAGTGAACCCACCGGCCGTCATGCGGGCGAAGTAGATACCTGACGCCAGGCCGCGCGCGTCGAACGTCGCTTTGTAGCGCCCCGGCGCGACGTCCTCGTCCACGAGCCGCGTCACCTCGCGTCCGGTGACGTCGTAGACGATGATCGTGACGTGGGTCGGCTGCGCTACGGCGTAGCCTATGACCGTCACCGGGTTGAAGGGATTCGGGACATTCTGGCCGAAGAGGGTCTTGAGGCTCCCGCTCTCCTCGACTCCCGTCAGAAGCCATCCCGGCATGTACCAGAAGCCGATCCCGTTCTCGTAGGAACCGCCGGACGTCTCGCCGATGAGCGGCTGTCCGACCGTGCCCTTCATCTCGTAGCTCCCGCCGGAGGCGTCGGTTCCGCCTGAACCGAGCACCTGCTGGTCCATGTCGTACTGGGCGCTGGCGGACAGCGCGCACAGCAGCAGGACCAGCGCGGCGGCGAGCGACCACGCAGCAAGCTTCATGGTGTTCCTCCTCTTCGCTCGTGACGCGCCGTTAAGGAAGGCAAGCCGTGGCGCACAGGTATGGCGAGCGGTTGAGCTCCTGGCAGAACTCATCCATTGTCCAGGATAGCAGAGTGAGTACGAGTCATGCAAGGACCTTGCGCCATAGAAAGGGGATTCCGCACATGACAGATGTGCGCGCCGTGAACCCGGCCTTGCCAACACCGTTTTCTCAGA comes from Candidatus Effluviviaceae Genus V sp. and encodes:
- a CDS encoding T9SS type A sorting domain-containing protein, whose amino-acid sequence is MDTAASGTSEKTVLARPGSRRAHLSCAESPFYGARSLHDSYSLCYPGQWMSSARSSTARHTCAPRLAFLNGASRAKRRNTMKLAAWSLAAALVLLLCALSASAQYDMDQQVLGSGGTDASGGSYEMKGTVGQPLIGETSGGSYENGIGFWYMPGWLLTGVEESGSLKTLFGQNVPNPFNPVTVIGYAVAQPTHVTIIVYDVTGREVTRLVDEDVAPGRYKATFDARGLASGIYFARMTAGGFTETRKLVLLK